The following are encoded in a window of Massilia sp. R2A-15 genomic DNA:
- a CDS encoding DUF177 domain-containing protein — MSAFVIDAFEFSRSNGHRDGVTPVAEMSRLSKECADQSGEIAWAVDGAVTIQGYPSMTLSVSGTVQLVCQRCLAPFAYEMDSSTMLVLGKDDEDADAIEEILDDESVDVIVGTRDCDIRDLIEDEALLALPTVPKHEVCPDTKQLDALKAVKPSPFAGLKDLKTE; from the coding sequence ATGAGCGCTTTTGTCATCGACGCCTTTGAATTTAGTCGAAGCAACGGCCATCGCGATGGCGTCACGCCAGTCGCCGAAATGAGCCGCTTGAGCAAGGAGTGCGCCGACCAGTCGGGCGAGATCGCCTGGGCAGTCGATGGCGCGGTCACCATCCAGGGCTATCCGTCGATGACCTTGTCGGTCTCCGGAACCGTGCAGCTGGTCTGCCAGCGATGCCTGGCCCCGTTTGCCTACGAAATGGATTCGTCGACCATGCTGGTGCTGGGCAAGGACGACGAGGATGCCGATGCGATCGAGGAGATCCTCGATGACGAGAGCGTCGATGTGATTGTCGGCACCCGCGACTGCGATATCCGCGACCTGATCGAAGACGAGGCGCTGCTGGCCTTGCCGACCGTGCCGAAGCACGAAGTCTGCCCGGATACGAAGCAGCTCGATGCGCTGAAGGCGGTCAAGCCGTCGCCGTTCGCCGGCCTCAAGGACCTGAAAACCGAATAA
- the plsX gene encoding phosphate acyltransferase PlsX: MTITLSIDCMGGDHGCSVTIPAAISFLKHEPEAALILVGIEADIRAELHRLKADSHPRITIQHASEVVEMDDAIEVALRRKKDSSMRVAIEAVKGGQAQACVSAGNTGALMAVSRYVLKTMPGVDRPAICSILPNQKNGPTYMLDLGANVDCEAHHLHQFAVMGSVLFSAMEGEARPTIGLLNVGTEDIKGNEVVKATAKLLHEDHARGLLNFYGNVEGNDIFKGTVNVVVCDGFVGNVTLKAIEGLGRFMKDVINTEFRRNVLTMLGALIAKGALDQIKHRFNPSRYNGAGLLGLRGLVFKSHGSADAYSYEWAIKRAFDAAKFNVQEQLSTMIAELMPNAPERAVSDLAAPNPTL; this comes from the coding sequence ATGACAATTACTTTATCGATCGACTGCATGGGCGGCGACCACGGTTGTTCCGTGACCATTCCGGCAGCCATCTCCTTTCTCAAGCACGAGCCCGAGGCCGCGCTGATCCTGGTCGGCATCGAAGCCGACATCCGCGCCGAATTGCATCGGCTCAAGGCTGACAGCCATCCGCGCATCACCATCCAGCATGCCTCCGAAGTGGTGGAAATGGACGACGCCATTGAAGTGGCGCTGCGCCGCAAGAAGGATTCCTCGATGCGCGTGGCGATCGAGGCGGTCAAGGGCGGCCAGGCGCAAGCCTGCGTCTCGGCCGGCAACACCGGCGCCCTGATGGCCGTGTCGCGCTACGTGCTCAAGACCATGCCTGGCGTTGACCGCCCGGCCATCTGCTCGATCCTGCCGAACCAGAAGAACGGCCCTACCTACATGCTCGACCTGGGCGCCAACGTCGATTGCGAAGCGCACCACCTGCACCAGTTCGCGGTGATGGGCTCGGTCCTGTTTTCCGCGATGGAAGGCGAAGCGCGCCCGACCATCGGCCTGCTCAACGTCGGCACCGAAGACATCAAGGGCAACGAAGTGGTCAAGGCCACCGCCAAGCTGCTGCACGAAGACCACGCGCGCGGCCTGCTCAATTTCTACGGCAACGTCGAAGGCAATGACATCTTCAAGGGCACCGTCAACGTGGTCGTGTGCGACGGCTTTGTCGGCAACGTCACCCTGAAGGCGATCGAAGGTCTGGGCCGCTTCATGAAGGACGTGATCAACACCGAATTCCGGCGCAACGTGCTGACCATGCTCGGCGCGCTTATCGCCAAGGGCGCGCTGGACCAGATCAAGCACCGCTTCAACCCGTCGCGCTACAACGGCGCCGGACTGCTGGGCTTGCGCGGCCTCGTGTTCAAGAGCCACGGCAGCGCCGACGCCTACTCCTACGAGTGGGCGATCAAGCGCGCCTTCGACGCAGCGAAATTTAATGTGCAGGAACAGCTCTCGACCATGATCGCCGAGCTGATGCCCAATGCGCCGGAGCGGGCCGTGTCCGACCTGGCGGCGCCAAACCCAACCCTCTAA
- a CDS encoding SAM-dependent methyltransferase: protein MPGILYLIPNTLGPTDAVAGALNHVIPKHVQALTARLDCFVAENAKTARAFLKLIAIDHPLARPLQEIDIAELNVNTPPAALEGLLAPLLAGRDCGLVSEAGVPAVADPGADLVRLAHQHGITVKPLVGPSSLLLAVMASGLNGQSFAFNGYLPTDAAQRAKRIKELEQRSSREKQTQLLIETPYRNGAMLEALSGACLPGTLICVATDLSLPTESIRTLSAAKWKAALAGGKAPDFHKKPTVFLLLA, encoded by the coding sequence ATGCCCGGCATCCTGTACCTCATTCCCAACACCCTTGGCCCCACCGACGCCGTAGCCGGCGCCCTGAACCACGTCATCCCCAAACACGTGCAGGCGCTGACCGCGCGGCTCGACTGCTTTGTGGCCGAGAACGCGAAGACCGCGCGCGCCTTCCTCAAACTGATCGCGATCGATCATCCGCTGGCCAGGCCGCTGCAGGAAATCGATATCGCTGAACTGAACGTGAATACCCCGCCGGCGGCGCTCGAGGGCCTGCTGGCGCCGCTGCTGGCCGGGCGCGATTGCGGGCTGGTGTCCGAAGCGGGCGTGCCGGCGGTGGCCGATCCGGGCGCCGACCTGGTGCGCCTGGCGCATCAGCACGGCATCACGGTCAAGCCGCTGGTCGGGCCGTCGTCGCTATTGCTGGCGGTGATGGCCAGCGGGCTTAATGGGCAAAGCTTCGCGTTCAACGGCTATCTACCGACCGACGCGGCGCAGCGGGCCAAGCGGATCAAGGAGCTGGAGCAGCGTTCGAGCCGCGAGAAGCAGACGCAATTGCTGATCGAGACGCCGTATCGCAATGGCGCCATGCTGGAGGCGCTTTCCGGAGCATGTCTTCCGGGGACGCTGATTTGCGTAGCGACGGATTTATCGCTGCCGACCGAATCGATCCGCACCCTGAGCGCGGCCAAATGGAAGGCGGCACTCGCTGGCGGCAAGGCGCCGGACTTCCACAAGAAGCCGACGGTATTCCTGCTGCTGGCTTAA
- a CDS encoding beta-ketoacyl-ACP synthase III, protein MTLYSKIIGTGSYLPKQRVTNEDLTAQLAAKGIETSDEWIVSRSGISARHYAAADELSSDLAVNAARKALEMADLQPQDIDLVIVASSTPDFYGSFPSTACIVQQKLGMGNHGAAFDVQAVCSGFVYAVSVADAFIKAGAHKNVLVIGAEVFSRILNFDDRTTCVLFGDGAGAIVMTASSEPGILATKLHADGSHADILSVPGSLANGAIAGSGFLYMDGPAVYKLAVSVLEQVANEALEHAGMKPAELDWLVPHQANIRIMKSTAKKLKLPEDKMVVTVDQHGNTSAASIPLALDAAVRDGRIKPGHNVLMEGVGGGFTWGAVLARM, encoded by the coding sequence ATGACTTTGTACAGCAAGATTATCGGCACCGGCAGCTACCTGCCGAAGCAACGCGTCACCAATGAAGACCTGACCGCGCAACTGGCCGCCAAGGGCATCGAAACCTCGGACGAGTGGATCGTCTCGCGCAGCGGTATTTCGGCGCGCCACTACGCCGCGGCGGACGAGTTGTCGTCGGACCTGGCGGTGAACGCGGCCCGCAAGGCGCTCGAGATGGCCGACCTGCAGCCGCAGGATATCGACCTGGTCATCGTTGCCAGTTCGACCCCGGATTTCTACGGAAGTTTCCCGAGCACGGCCTGCATCGTCCAGCAAAAGCTGGGCATGGGCAACCACGGCGCCGCCTTCGACGTCCAGGCCGTCTGCAGCGGCTTCGTGTACGCGGTGTCGGTGGCCGACGCCTTCATCAAGGCCGGCGCCCACAAGAACGTGCTGGTGATCGGCGCCGAAGTGTTTTCGCGCATCCTCAATTTCGACGACCGCACCACCTGCGTGCTGTTCGGCGACGGCGCCGGCGCGATCGTCATGACCGCATCGAGCGAGCCGGGCATCCTGGCCACCAAGCTGCACGCCGACGGCAGCCACGCCGACATCCTTTCCGTGCCGGGCAGCCTGGCCAACGGCGCCATCGCCGGCAGCGGTTTCCTGTACATGGACGGCCCGGCGGTCTACAAGCTGGCCGTATCGGTGCTCGAGCAGGTCGCCAACGAGGCGCTGGAACACGCCGGCATGAAGCCGGCAGAACTCGACTGGCTGGTGCCGCACCAGGCCAACATCCGCATCATGAAGAGCACCGCCAAGAAGCTCAAGCTGCCGGAAGACAAGATGGTCGTCACCGTCGATCAGCACGGCAATACCTCCGCCGCCTCGATTCCGCTGGCGCTCGATGCAGCCGTGCGCGATGGCCGCATCAAGCCGGGACATAATGTGCTGATGGAAGGCGTCGGCGGCGGCTTCACCTGGGGCGCCGTGCTGGCACGCATGTAA
- a CDS encoding Maf-like protein, whose protein sequence is MIPNSAPPRLILASSSAYRRELLSRLQLPFEVMAPDIDETSLPGEQPEATALRLAREKAAAVARQAPGSIVIGSDQVATLDGEQIGKPGDHARALAQLQKMRGRRVVFHTALCVWDSRACALTGPSQLDNIQTIVTFRDLPDAELDAYLRIEQPYDCAGSAKNEGLGIAILERIDSSDPTALTGLPMIALTAMLRKAGVRFFGL, encoded by the coding sequence ATGATACCAAATTCCGCCCCGCCCCGCCTGATTCTTGCGTCGAGTTCGGCCTATCGCCGCGAGTTGCTGTCACGCTTGCAACTGCCGTTCGAGGTGATGGCGCCCGACATCGACGAGACATCCTTGCCTGGCGAACAACCGGAAGCGACGGCGCTGCGGCTGGCGCGCGAGAAGGCGGCGGCGGTGGCGCGCCAGGCGCCGGGCAGCATCGTGATCGGGTCAGACCAGGTCGCCACGCTCGACGGCGAGCAGATCGGCAAGCCGGGCGACCATGCGCGCGCGCTGGCCCAGCTGCAAAAGATGCGCGGACGGCGCGTGGTGTTCCACACCGCCCTGTGCGTGTGGGACAGCCGCGCCTGCGCCCTTACCGGCCCGTCTCAGCTGGACAACATCCAGACCATCGTCACCTTCCGCGACCTGCCCGATGCCGAGCTCGACGCCTACCTGCGCATCGAACAGCCCTACGATTGCGCCGGCAGCGCCAAGAACGAAGGGCTGGGCATCGCGATCCTGGAGCGGATCGACAGCAGCGACCCGACCGCGCTGACCGGCCTGCCCATGATTGCCCTCACCGCCATGCTGCGCAAGGCGGGCGTGCGCTTTTTCGGCCTTTGA
- the aceA gene encoding isocitrate lyase gives MASREQQVAALQKDWDTNPRWKGVTRSYTADDVVRLRGSLQIEHTIAQRGADKMWDLLHTEPFVATLGALTGNQAMQQVKAGLKAIYLSGWQVAGDANVAGEMYPDQSLYPANSVPMVVKRINNTFQRADQIQWSEGKDDVDYFAPIIADAEAGFGGVLNAYELMKSMIDAGAAGVHFEDQLASVKKCGHMGGKVLVPTREFVEKLTAARLAADVMGTRTLVIARTDAEAADLLTSDIDPNDQPFCTGERTVEGFYRVKNGLEQSVARALAYCPYADLVWCETGKPDLAFAKAFADAVHAKFPGKMLAYNCSPSFNWKKNLDDATIAKFQRELGAMGYKFQFITLAGFHALNYGMFNLAHGYARRNMTAFVELQEAEFAAAEKGFTAVKHQREVGTSYFDAVTQTIQQGQSSTTALHGSTEDEQFFDEKKVA, from the coding sequence ATGGCATCGCGTGAACAGCAAGTAGCAGCCCTTCAAAAAGACTGGGACACCAATCCGCGCTGGAAAGGCGTAACCCGCAGCTATACCGCCGACGACGTGGTGCGGCTGCGCGGCTCGCTGCAGATCGAGCACACGATCGCCCAGCGCGGCGCCGACAAGATGTGGGATCTGCTGCACACCGAGCCCTTCGTCGCCACCCTGGGCGCGCTGACCGGCAACCAGGCCATGCAGCAGGTCAAGGCCGGCCTGAAGGCGATCTACCTGTCCGGCTGGCAGGTGGCGGGCGACGCCAACGTGGCCGGCGAGATGTATCCCGACCAGTCGCTGTACCCGGCCAATTCGGTGCCGATGGTGGTCAAGCGCATCAACAATACCTTCCAGCGCGCCGACCAGATCCAGTGGTCGGAGGGCAAGGACGACGTCGACTACTTCGCGCCCATCATCGCCGACGCCGAGGCCGGCTTCGGCGGCGTGCTCAACGCTTACGAACTGATGAAGTCGATGATCGACGCGGGCGCGGCCGGCGTGCACTTCGAGGACCAGTTGGCGTCGGTCAAGAAGTGCGGCCACATGGGCGGCAAGGTGCTGGTGCCGACCCGCGAATTCGTCGAAAAGCTGACCGCCGCGCGGCTGGCCGCCGACGTGATGGGCACGCGCACCCTGGTGATCGCCCGCACCGACGCCGAAGCAGCCGACCTCTTGACCTCGGACATCGACCCCAACGACCAGCCGTTCTGCACCGGCGAGCGCACCGTCGAGGGCTTCTACCGGGTGAAGAACGGCCTGGAACAATCGGTGGCGCGCGCGCTGGCGTATTGCCCGTATGCCGACCTGGTGTGGTGCGAGACGGGCAAGCCCGACCTGGCGTTCGCCAAGGCCTTCGCGGACGCCGTGCACGCCAAGTTCCCCGGCAAGATGCTGGCGTATAACTGCTCGCCTTCGTTTAACTGGAAGAAGAACCTTGACGACGCAACTATCGCCAAGTTCCAGCGCGAGCTGGGCGCGATGGGCTACAAGTTCCAGTTCATCACGCTGGCCGGCTTCCACGCGCTCAACTACGGCATGTTCAACCTGGCGCACGGCTACGCGCGCCGCAACATGACCGCCTTCGTCGAGCTGCAGGAAGCCGAATTCGCCGCCGCCGAGAAGGGCTTCACCGCGGTCAAGCACCAGCGCGAGGTCGGCACCAGCTACTTCGATGCGGTCACGCAGACGATCCAGCAGGGCCAGAGTTCGACCACCGCGCTGCACGGCTCGACCGAGGACGAGCAGTTCTTCGACGAGAAGAAGGTCGCTTAA
- a CDS encoding 23S rRNA (adenine(2030)-N(6))-methyltransferase RlmJ, whose protein sequence is MLSYRHAFHAGNHADVLKHFVQIQLHEYMNQKDTAYTYIDTHSGAGVYALDSGYASKNAEYETGIAPLWDRKDLPKPLAAYVDLVKGLNPSGKMRYYPGSPYCADKAMREQDRLRLFELHPADAKILADNFRKVAEHAAAQGERPSGRGKRVLVERGDGFHALKTLLPPPSRRALVLIDPPYEDKQDYRKVRDAVEEALGRFPSGMFAIWYPLLQRMESRQFADKLKRLPCKDWLNVTLTISTPGPDGFGLHSSGMFIVNPPYTLEPILQQVMPYLVKVLGKDAGATFVIESGVQVTGSAASRVGANGSVRMPVGNARRASPTSGAGSLRLPGQAPAGTPAAAAPRTTSGRPSARPSGRPTGPRPPGSRRP, encoded by the coding sequence ATGCTTAGCTACCGCCACGCCTTTCACGCGGGTAACCACGCCGACGTCCTGAAGCACTTCGTGCAAATTCAGCTGCACGAATACATGAACCAGAAGGACACCGCCTACACCTACATCGACACCCACTCGGGCGCCGGCGTGTACGCGCTCGACAGCGGCTACGCTTCCAAGAACGCGGAATACGAAACCGGCATCGCCCCGCTGTGGGACCGCAAGGACCTGCCCAAGCCGCTGGCGGCCTACGTTGACCTGGTCAAGGGCTTGAATCCAAGCGGCAAGATGCGCTACTACCCCGGCTCGCCTTACTGCGCCGACAAGGCGATGCGCGAGCAGGACCGCCTGCGCCTGTTCGAGCTGCATCCGGCCGACGCCAAGATCCTCGCGGACAATTTCCGCAAGGTGGCCGAACACGCCGCGGCTCAGGGCGAGCGCCCGTCCGGACGCGGCAAGCGCGTGCTGGTCGAACGCGGCGACGGCTTCCATGCCCTGAAAACCCTGCTGCCGCCGCCGTCGCGCCGCGCGCTGGTGCTGATCGACCCGCCTTACGAAGACAAGCAGGACTACCGCAAGGTGCGCGACGCCGTCGAAGAGGCGCTGGGACGCTTCCCGTCGGGCATGTTCGCGATCTGGTATCCGCTGCTGCAGCGCATGGAATCGCGCCAGTTCGCTGACAAGCTCAAGCGCCTGCCGTGCAAGGACTGGCTGAACGTCACCCTGACCATCTCGACCCCGGGCCCGGACGGTTTCGGCTTGCACAGCAGCGGCATGTTCATCGTCAATCCGCCGTACACGCTCGAGCCGATCCTGCAGCAGGTGATGCCTTACCTGGTCAAGGTGCTCGGCAAGGACGCCGGCGCGACCTTCGTGATCGAGTCCGGCGTGCAGGTGACGGGCTCGGCCGCCAGCCGCGTCGGCGCCAACGGCTCAGTGCGCATGCCGGTCGGTAACGCGCGGCGCGCCAGCCCGACCTCGGGCGCCGGCAGCCTGCGCCTGCCTGGCCAGGCGCCGGCAGGCACCCCTGCGGCCGCAGCGCCGCGCACCACCTCCGGACGCCCCAGCGCGCGTCCGAGCGGCCGCCCGACCGGTCCGCGTCCGCCCGGATCGCGCCGGCCGTGA
- a CDS encoding MFS transporter, translating to MQTAPLRQDARIIALVGLAHGTSHFYHLILAALFPWLKPAFDLSYAELGLLMTVFFVVSGVGQALAGFVVDRVGAFRVLFGGVALLGAAAVLLAGANGYAMLMAGSMLAGVGNSVFHPADYTLLNQRVSKARLAHGFSVHGISGNLGWAAAPIFLAGVAVLSSWRTAVLASAAIPLCVLLLLYFNRAALRADPAPTKREGSAQEGSFDFLRLPTVWMCFGFFFLSAVALAGIQSFASTSLVTLYGVSLASATTAYTAYMLASAGGMIGGGFVAARSSHHDRVIVVSFALAAAMAVLLAMAVVPAWMVVPVMGAIGLASGVAGPSRDLLIRASAPPNATGRVFGVVYSGLDSGLAVGPLMFGALMDAHHPSWVFICIGLFQALAIATAVGVGAGKRAPALQQA from the coding sequence ATGCAAACCGCACCGCTGCGCCAGGATGCGCGCATCATCGCGCTGGTGGGACTCGCCCACGGCACCTCCCACTTCTATCACCTGATCCTGGCCGCGCTGTTCCCGTGGCTCAAACCCGCCTTCGACCTTTCCTACGCCGAGCTTGGCCTCCTGATGACGGTGTTCTTCGTCGTCTCCGGCGTCGGCCAGGCGCTGGCCGGCTTCGTGGTTGACCGCGTCGGCGCCTTCCGCGTGCTGTTCGGCGGCGTCGCACTGCTCGGCGCGGCCGCAGTGCTGCTGGCCGGCGCCAACGGCTACGCCATGCTGATGGCTGGCTCGATGCTGGCCGGCGTCGGCAATTCGGTCTTCCATCCGGCCGACTACACGTTGTTGAACCAGCGCGTGTCGAAAGCGCGCCTGGCCCACGGCTTCTCGGTGCACGGCATCAGCGGCAATCTCGGTTGGGCCGCGGCGCCGATCTTCCTCGCTGGCGTCGCCGTACTTTCAAGCTGGCGCACCGCGGTGCTGGCGTCGGCGGCGATTCCGCTGTGCGTGCTGCTGCTCCTTTACTTTAACCGCGCCGCGCTGCGCGCCGATCCCGCGCCGACAAAACGCGAGGGAAGTGCGCAAGAAGGCTCCTTCGACTTCCTGCGCCTGCCCACCGTGTGGATGTGCTTCGGCTTCTTCTTCCTGTCGGCGGTCGCGCTGGCCGGCATCCAGAGCTTCGCCTCGACCAGCCTGGTGACGCTGTACGGCGTGTCGCTGGCGTCGGCCACCACCGCCTACACTGCCTACATGCTGGCGTCGGCCGGCGGCATGATCGGCGGCGGCTTCGTCGCCGCCCGTTCGAGCCACCACGACCGCGTGATCGTCGTCTCGTTTGCGCTGGCCGCCGCGATGGCCGTGCTGCTGGCAATGGCCGTGGTCCCGGCGTGGATGGTTGTGCCGGTGATGGGCGCGATCGGCCTGGCTTCCGGCGTGGCCGGCCCGTCGCGCGACCTCCTGATCCGCGCCAGCGCGCCGCCCAACGCTACCGGCCGCGTGTTCGGCGTGGTGTATTCGGGCCTCGACTCGGGCCTGGCAGTCGGCCCGCTGATGTTCGGCGCGTTGATGGATGCCCACCATCCGTCGTGGGTGTTCATCTGCATCGGCCTGTTCCAGGCGCTGGCGATCGCCACGGCGGTCGGCGTCGGCGCCGGCAAACGCGCGCCCGCGCTGCAACAGGCATAA
- the rraA gene encoding ribonuclease E activity regulator RraA yields MDFATCDLCDAHPQELDDGRVKVLPPVFLMYGQRVKFAGPAVTVKVFEDNALVRSTLEGPGNGCVLVVDGGASLRRALVGGQLALLAQDNGWSGIVVDGCVRDCDEINSCEIGVRALAAHPQRPARTGAGTPGVPVYIGGVSVNPGDWIYADADGILVSQKKLV; encoded by the coding sequence ATGGACTTTGCCACTTGCGATCTCTGCGACGCCCACCCGCAGGAGCTCGACGACGGGCGCGTGAAGGTGCTGCCGCCCGTGTTCCTGATGTACGGGCAGCGCGTCAAGTTTGCCGGGCCCGCGGTCACCGTCAAGGTGTTCGAGGACAACGCGCTGGTGCGTTCGACCCTGGAAGGGCCGGGCAACGGTTGCGTGCTGGTCGTCGATGGCGGCGCCAGCCTGCGCCGCGCGCTGGTGGGCGGCCAGCTGGCGCTGCTGGCCCAGGACAACGGCTGGAGCGGCATCGTCGTCGACGGCTGCGTGCGCGACTGCGACGAAATCAACAGCTGCGAAATCGGCGTGCGCGCGCTGGCGGCACACCCGCAACGCCCCGCCAGGACGGGAGCGGGCACCCCGGGCGTTCCGGTGTATATCGGCGGCGTCTCCGTCAACCCGGGCGACTGGATCTACGCCGACGCTGACGGCATCCTGGTCTCGCAGAAAAAACTCGTCTGA
- a CDS encoding EAL and HDOD domain-containing protein, giving the protein MSLPFDEFFLARQPILGRDQHLVAFELLFRTAGSTEANVTDDAAATAAVISHASQLGMEHVVGAQLAFVNVTEAALMSDYVRFLPADKVILEILETVKATPELVARVRELKSLGFKFALDDVVAESDDVRALVKLVDVIKIDVKGVDPARLPSLTASLRQQHKKLLAEKVETQEEFRLCLELGFEYFQGFYFARPDIMSGKKIAPSELAILDLLELVNSDADNHTIELAVKRDALISLNLLRLVNTPAAGVRGKIDTLGQAIEVLGRRQLQRWLQILLYATPGAQVEMNLPLLQMATTRGKMLELMSLKIHPGQRAAADTGFTVGIMSLTDALFSMSMEDILDTVDVAGEARAALLDREGEYGEMLNIVEMLEKDKCGKALSAALRHLDLTIKDLREIELAAFEWINELAQEVH; this is encoded by the coding sequence ATGTCTTTGCCGTTCGACGAGTTCTTTCTCGCGCGCCAGCCGATTCTCGGCCGTGACCAGCACCTGGTCGCGTTCGAATTGCTGTTCCGCACGGCCGGCTCGACCGAGGCAAACGTTACCGACGACGCTGCCGCCACGGCGGCGGTAATCTCGCACGCGTCGCAACTGGGCATGGAACATGTGGTAGGCGCGCAACTGGCGTTCGTCAACGTCACCGAGGCGGCGCTGATGAGCGACTACGTGCGCTTCCTGCCGGCCGACAAGGTCATCCTCGAGATCCTCGAAACCGTCAAGGCCACGCCGGAGCTGGTCGCGCGCGTGCGCGAACTCAAGTCGCTGGGCTTCAAGTTCGCCCTCGACGACGTGGTGGCCGAGTCCGACGACGTGCGCGCGCTGGTCAAGCTGGTCGACGTGATCAAGATCGACGTCAAGGGCGTGGACCCGGCGCGCCTGCCGTCGTTGACAGCCTCGCTGCGCCAGCAGCACAAGAAGCTGCTGGCCGAGAAGGTCGAAACCCAGGAAGAGTTCCGGCTGTGCCTGGAACTGGGCTTCGAATACTTCCAGGGATTTTATTTCGCCCGCCCCGACATCATGAGCGGCAAGAAGATCGCGCCGTCCGAGCTGGCGATCCTCGACCTGCTGGAACTGGTCAACTCGGACGCGGACAATCACACGATCGAACTGGCGGTCAAGCGCGACGCGCTAATCAGCCTGAACCTGCTGCGCCTGGTCAACACGCCGGCCGCCGGCGTGCGCGGCAAGATCGACACGCTGGGCCAGGCGATTGAAGTGCTGGGCCGGCGGCAGTTGCAGCGCTGGCTGCAGATTTTGCTGTACGCCACGCCGGGCGCCCAGGTCGAGATGAACCTGCCGCTGCTGCAGATGGCGACCACGCGCGGCAAGATGCTCGAGCTGATGAGCCTGAAGATCCATCCGGGCCAGCGCGCCGCGGCCGACACCGGCTTCACGGTCGGCATCATGTCGCTGACCGATGCGCTGTTTTCGATGTCGATGGAAGACATCCTCGACACTGTGGACGTGGCGGGGGAGGCGCGCGCCGCGCTGCTCGACCGCGAGGGCGAGTACGGCGAGATGCTCAACATCGTCGAGATGCTGGAGAAGGACAAGTGCGGCAAGGCGCTGAGCGCCGCGCTGCGCCATCTCGACCTGACCATCAAGGACCTGCGGGAGATCGAGCTGGCCGCGTTCGAGTGGATCAACGAGCTGGCACAGGAAGTCCACTAG
- the rpmF gene encoding 50S ribosomal protein L32 translates to MAVQQNKKSPSKRGMHRSHDFLVAPQLGIEPTTGETHLRHHISPNGFYRGRKVLKTKNDE, encoded by the coding sequence ATGGCAGTTCAGCAGAATAAGAAATCCCCTTCGAAGCGCGGCATGCACCGCTCGCACGACTTCCTGGTCGCGCCACAGCTGGGCATCGAGCCTACGACCGGCGAGACGCACCTGCGTCACCACATCAGCCCTAACGGCTTCTACCGTGGCCGTAAGGTTCTCAAGACCAAGAACGACGAGTAA